Below is a window of Deltaproteobacteria bacterium HGW-Deltaproteobacteria-2 DNA.
CTCGCCAAATCCTATCATAAAACCTGTTTTGGAAATAACGGAAGAAGAACTTATTTTTTTTAGCACCGCCAGAGAAACATCATAATTGCCCTGCGGCCGCAATTTCGTGAACATCTGTTTGACAACTTCCATGTTGTGATTAATGACATCCGGCCTAGCGGCAATTACTTTTTCCAGCGCCGTAGAATTCCCTTGAAAATCAGGAATCAAAACCTCTACCTTGCAGGCTGGAAATTTTTCCCGCAATCTTTTGACATAATCAGAAAAGACCTGCGCCCCACCATCCGGCAAGTCATCACGGGTAACGGAGGTAATCACAACATATTCCAGTTTCATTTTTCTTACAGCATCTATCAGATTATTAACTTCGTTCTCGTCAATTGCTTCAGGCCTACCGTGTTCAACATTACAGTAAAGGCAATCGCGCGTACAGATATTCCCCATGATCAAAAATGTTGCCGTGCCACAGGCAAAGCATTCGGACATATTGGGACAGGCCGCTTCCTGACAAACGGTGTGCAGTTGCAGCCCGGCCAGAGTTGATTTTATATTGCGGCATTCATTGGAATAAGGTGGACGGACTTTTAACCAGGAAGGTTTGCGGAGGATTTGTTTGGCACTCTGACGTTCGTTCATAAAAGTACCCTTTGTACCTCCCCTCCACCGGTGGGAGGGGATTGAGGGGGGGGGATAATTTTTTCTCCACCCTCACCCGACCTCTCCCCTCAAGGGAGAGGAGATATGCGTATTGCTACAATGCATAGAAGTTGTAACGACACTTATGATCTTTTCCAACAGACGTCCGGTTTGCGGGCAGCCAGCACTTCATCAAGCCGGCTGACCGGCGTTGTCACCGGCGCATTTTTTACGCCTTCAGGATTCTCTTTAGCTTCTTGGGCTATGGCAATCATGGCGTTACAGAAAGTATCCAGAGTCTCTTTGCTTTCCGTTTCGGTGGGTTCGATCATAATGGCTTCATGCACAATGAGCGGAAAGTAAATTGTCGGTGGATGATAACCATAATCAATCAGTTTCTTGGCAATATCAGATGTGTGCACTCCGCTTTGGGCAACCTGTCTATTACCGGAAAAAACACATTCGTGCATGCAGATTCGATCATAAGGCAAATCAAAATATGGTTTCAGTTTTTCCTTGATGTAGTTGGCGTTGAGCACAGCCATTTCGGTGGCATGCTTCAGACCTTCAGCACCCAAAGAGCGAATATAGGTGTAGGCTTTCACAATCACATTGAAATTTCCGTAAAATGAACGGACACGGCCGATGGTATCGGGAAATTTTTCCGACCATTTATATTTATCATCTTTTTTAACAACGCGCGGCACAGGCAGAAAATCAACAAGCTCTTTACCAACACCTACCGGGCCGCTACCCGGACCACCTCCGCCGTGCGGCGTGGAAAAGGTTTTATGCAGATTAAGTTGAATAACATCGAAGCCCAAATCACCCGGTCTTGTTTTACCCATGAAGGCGTTGGCATTGGCGCCGTCGCCGTAGAGCAGACCTCCTTTTCCATGAACAATGGCGGCCACTTTTTCGATATTGCGCTCGAACAATCCCAGCGTATTGGGGTTGGTTAGCATCAAAGCCGCTACATCCTCCGTCATCAATGATTGAAGATGTTCAATATCCACGCCGCCTTCGCTGTTGGAACGAAGTTCCATCACTTCAAATCCGCAAAGAGCACTGGATGCCGGATTGGTTCCGTGAGCGGCATCGGGAATCAGAACAATCCGGCGTTTCTGGCCTTTTCTCTCAAAATATTTTTTAATCATCATTACGCCGGTAAGTTCGCCGTGAGCTCCAGCCGCAGGCTGAAGAGTGAATTCCGCCATGCCGAAAATGTCGCACAAATATTTTTGCATTTCATACATCAGTTGCAGATTCCCCTGAGCAGATTCTTCATCAACATAGGGATGCAGTCCGGTAAAGCCGGAAAGTAGTGCGACATGCTCGTTAACTTTGGGATTATATTTCATCGTGCAGGAGCCAAGAGGATAAAATCCAAGATCAACACCGAAATTACGCCGTGATAAATTGGTATAATGCCGGATTAAATCAATTTCGGCAACTTCAGGCAAATCAAGTTCATCGCGCAGATACTTACTGCCGATTGTATGTTCAACATTGACAGCGGGCACATCACTGGCGGGAATATCCGCTGTGCTGCGCCCCGATTTACTTATTTCAAATATTAATTCCATGATTACCTCTTTGTCATTTTTTTGTTTTTCCTCCCTTGAGGGGAGGAAATTAAAAGGAGGGTGAAAATTATTAATCAAATCCCCCGCCCTTTAATTCCCGCCCTCCAGGGGCGGGAAAACATTTCTGGATACCTCCGGCATTCGCCGGACTTTGGGCCGTCTACTCCGGCGCATGCCGGATTCGCCGGTATGACATTTTTTTATTTCTTTTGTTATGCCCCTTCATCTAACCTCTCCCACCAGGGGCGAGGAATTAAAGGTGCCAACTGCTACTTGAGGATGGCCACAACTTTATCTATATCCTCTTTCGAAATCATTTCTGTGGCGCAAAAAAGTAACGCATTTTTCAATTCCGGATAATCTTTTTGCAACTCGTAGCCGCCAATGATGCCTTCTTTTTTCAATTTTTTGTTTACCTTTTTGGAATCCGGACAACGCAGAACAAATTCGTTATAAACAGGCGCGGGGAATACTTCTTTCCAACCGGAAAGTTCTAAGAGTTTATTCTTTAAATATTGCGTTTTATAGATATTGAGCTCAGCAAGTTTTTTAAGATTCTTGCCCAGAGCGGCAAGGTACACGCCTGCGGCCAGCGCGCAGAGCGCTTCGTTGGAACAAATGTTGGATGTGGCTTTTTCCCGGCGGATATGCTGTTCGCGGGTTTGTAACGTCAGGACAAAACCTCGCTTGCCGTTTTTATCCACCGTTGCGCCGACAAGTCTTCCGGGTATGCGGCGCATGAATTTTTCTTTGGCAGCGAAGACGCCCAGATAAGGTCCGCCGTAATTCAAAGGATTGCCGAAACTCTGGCCTTCCCCTACGACAAAATCCGCTCCTACCTCTCCCGCAGGCCGCAGAACTCCCAGCGAAGTACC
It encodes the following:
- the lipA gene encoding lipoyl synthase, whose translation is MNERQSAKQILRKPSWLKVRPPYSNECRNIKSTLAGLQLHTVCQEAACPNMSECFACGTATFLIMGNICTRDCLYCNVEHGRPEAIDENEVNNLIDAVRKMKLEYVVITSVTRDDLPDGGAQVFSDYVKRLREKFPACKVEVLIPDFQGNSTALEKVIAARPDVINHNMEVVKQMFTKLRPQGNYDVSLAVLKKISSSSVISKTGFMIGFGERREDILRLIDDLASVSCARLTIGQYQQPTLIHWPVAKYYHPDEFAEFKEIAYQQGFQYVEAGPLVRSSYHAAKAR
- a CDS encoding glycine dehydrogenase (aminomethyl-transferring) (acts in conjunction with GvcH to form H-protein-S-aminomethyldihydrolipoyllysine from glycine; forms a heterodimer with subunit 1 to form the P protein), translating into MELIFEISKSGRSTADIPASDVPAVNVEHTIGSKYLRDELDLPEVAEIDLIRHYTNLSRRNFGVDLGFYPLGSCTMKYNPKVNEHVALLSGFTGLHPYVDEESAQGNLQLMYEMQKYLCDIFGMAEFTLQPAAGAHGELTGVMMIKKYFERKGQKRRIVLIPDAAHGTNPASSALCGFEVMELRSNSEGGVDIEHLQSLMTEDVAALMLTNPNTLGLFERNIEKVAAIVHGKGGLLYGDGANANAFMGKTRPGDLGFDVIQLNLHKTFSTPHGGGGPGSGPVGVGKELVDFLPVPRVVKKDDKYKWSEKFPDTIGRVRSFYGNFNVIVKAYTYIRSLGAEGLKHATEMAVLNANYIKEKLKPYFDLPYDRICMHECVFSGNRQVAQSGVHTSDIAKKLIDYGYHPPTIYFPLIVHEAIMIEPTETESKETLDTFCNAMIAIAQEAKENPEGVKNAPVTTPVSRLDEVLAARKPDVCWKRS